A genomic window from Armatimonadota bacterium includes:
- a CDS encoding DUF58 domain-containing protein has product MSVLEAPERVLRRLEFTVVRRLDGFLFGDYTGLFYGPSLDLAEVREYQPGDEVKRIDWNVTARMHRLFVRQYREERELTAWLLVDLSPSMRFGTRRHLKRETAVEFAAVAAYIITRHGDKVGAMAFPGRLPVVPPRTGRVQALRILHVLRRAAEGDGGLTDLGRVLREAGRLLRRRHLVFVVSDFLSAPGWERALAELARRHDLIAVWVRDPAEEVLPDVGLLPVRDPETGQQLWVDTSDRRVRAAYEALVAAQQARLRETFRRAGVDVLELSTAGSLVEPLVRFVTRRRRRGLVARR; this is encoded by the coding sequence GTGAGCGTCCTGGAGGCCCCCGAGCGGGTCCTGCGCCGGCTGGAGTTCACCGTCGTCCGGCGCCTGGACGGTTTCCTCTTCGGGGACTACACGGGGCTCTTCTACGGGCCCAGCCTCGACCTGGCCGAGGTGCGCGAGTACCAGCCGGGGGACGAGGTCAAGCGCATCGACTGGAACGTCACCGCCCGGATGCACCGCCTCTTCGTCCGCCAGTACCGCGAGGAGCGGGAGCTGACGGCGTGGCTGCTCGTGGACCTCTCGCCCTCGATGCGCTTCGGCACGCGGCGCCACCTGAAGCGGGAGACCGCGGTGGAGTTTGCCGCCGTGGCCGCCTACATCATCACGCGCCACGGCGACAAGGTGGGCGCCATGGCCTTCCCGGGGCGGCTGCCGGTCGTCCCGCCGCGCACCGGGCGGGTGCAGGCCCTGCGCATCCTGCACGTGCTGCGACGGGCCGCCGAGGGGGACGGCGGGCTCACCGACCTGGGGCGCGTGCTGCGGGAGGCCGGGCGCCTCCTGCGGCGGCGGCACCTGGTCTTCGTCGTCAGCGACTTCCTCTCGGCCCCCGGCTGGGAACGGGCCCTGGCCGAGCTCGCGCGCCGCCACGACCTCATCGCCGTGTGGGTGCGCGACCCCGCGGAAGAGGTCCTGCCCGACGTGGGCCTGCTGCCGGTGCGCGACCCCGAGACGGGGCAGCAGCTCTGGGTGGACACCTCCGACCGGCGGGTGCGCGCCGCCTACGAGGCGCTGGTGGCGGCGCAGCAGGCCCGCCTTCGCGAGACGTTCCGACGGGCGGGGGTGGACGTGCTGGAACTGTCGACGGCGGGTTCCCTGGTCGAGCCGCTGGTGCGCTTCGTGACGCGGCGCCGGCGCCGCGGCCTGGTGGCGCGCCGCTAG
- a CDS encoding VWA domain-containing protein, producing MDFGWPMMLWGLVALPLLAWGYAWMGRRQRTVQQRLADLHLLPALFRPAAAWRRHLPMACYFLAVLFLVVAMARPSAAIPLPVNRAALVIAIDTSGSMMAEDVKPTRLEAAREAARTLVRAIPGSTLVGLVAFSDYGTVLVPPTTDRQAFEEALRELRPRQATAVGSAIAEALRVLPLRERFLGDRLRQLRGPGPQSAPGAPGAPGPFGVPAPGAPAPGAPGPAPTPSGPPPDVSELPPAAIVIFSDGVSNLGADPRAAAALASEARVKIFAVGMGQPGGTVMTHQGRLVFVPFDPTLLQQVAQATGGEYFAATDREALRRIARQLGRSIGWERRRTEITSLLSGTAGALMLAGGLLSLWWFRRLP from the coding sequence ATGGACTTCGGCTGGCCGATGATGCTGTGGGGGCTGGTGGCCCTGCCGCTCCTCGCGTGGGGCTACGCCTGGATGGGTCGCCGCCAGCGCACCGTCCAGCAGCGCCTGGCCGACCTCCACCTGCTGCCGGCTCTCTTCCGGCCGGCTGCGGCGTGGCGGCGCCACCTGCCCATGGCCTGCTACTTCCTGGCCGTCCTCTTCCTCGTGGTGGCGATGGCGCGGCCCAGCGCCGCCATCCCGCTGCCGGTGAACCGCGCCGCGCTGGTCATCGCCATCGACACCAGCGGGAGTATGATGGCCGAGGATGTCAAGCCGACGCGCCTGGAGGCGGCGCGGGAGGCGGCCCGCACGCTCGTGCGCGCCATCCCCGGCAGCACGCTCGTGGGCCTGGTGGCCTTCAGCGACTACGGCACGGTGCTGGTCCCGCCGACCACCGACCGGCAGGCCTTCGAGGAGGCGCTGCGCGAGCTGCGGCCCCGCCAGGCCACGGCGGTGGGGTCGGCCATCGCCGAGGCTCTGCGCGTCCTGCCCCTGCGCGAGCGCTTCCTGGGCGACCGGCTGCGCCAGCTCCGTGGCCCGGGACCGCAGTCGGCGCCCGGCGCGCCGGGCGCCCCCGGGCCCTTTGGCGTCCCAGCCCCCGGCGCGCCCGCTCCCGGCGCCCCCGGGCCGGCGCCCACGCCGTCCGGCCCGCCACCCGACGTGAGCGAGCTGCCCCCGGCGGCCATCGTCATCTTCTCGGACGGGGTGAGCAACCTGGGCGCCGATCCGCGCGCCGCCGCCGCCCTGGCCAGTGAGGCGCGGGTGAAGATCTTCGCCGTGGGGATGGGCCAACCCGGCGGCACGGTGATGACCCACCAGGGACGGCTCGTCTTCGTCCCCTTCGACCCGACGCTGCTCCAGCAGGTGGCCCAGGCCACGGGAGGCGAATACTTCGCCGCCACCGACCGGGAGGCGCTGCGCCGGATCGCCCGCCAGCTCGGACGGTCGATCGGCTGGGAGCGTCGGCGCACGGAGATCACCTCCCTGCTCAGCGGGACGGCGGGCGCGCTGATGCTGGCCGGCGGGCTCCTCTCGCTGTGGTGGTTCCGGCGGCTGCCGTGA
- a CDS encoding VWA domain-containing protein: MTVTFLWPSMLWGLCLVPALAAGYVWWLRRPPRHPVTFAGGATLAAAAARGVRWRRHFPAALFLAALAAVILAVARPVAPMPVPSTRTVVMLSIDVSRSMLAQDLPPNRMEAAKAAAQEFVRTLPHGLRVGLVTFSSYATLIVPPTTDHGRVLDAIGMLATEFATAIGDGLLEAVWALPGRERPADLSQPPPPPARPLPPATVVLLSDGQSNRGVLPHEAARIARDQQVKVYTVGVGTPEGTFLTLGGRSIWVRLDEATLKEMAEITGGAYYRTTTVGELRRVYRSLGRSIGWERRPTEVTGLGAAAAGLLLLGALVLSFLSVHRVA; this comes from the coding sequence GTGACCGTGACCTTCCTGTGGCCGAGCATGCTGTGGGGGCTGTGCCTCGTCCCCGCGCTGGCGGCCGGGTACGTGTGGTGGCTGCGACGTCCCCCCCGCCATCCGGTGACCTTCGCCGGCGGGGCGACCCTGGCGGCCGCGGCGGCACGCGGCGTCCGCTGGCGCCGGCACTTCCCGGCGGCCCTCTTCCTGGCCGCCCTGGCCGCGGTCATCCTCGCTGTGGCGCGGCCGGTGGCCCCCATGCCGGTCCCCTCCACTCGGACGGTGGTGATGCTCTCCATCGACGTCAGCCGCTCCATGCTGGCGCAGGACCTGCCGCCCAACCGCATGGAGGCGGCCAAGGCGGCGGCGCAGGAGTTCGTCCGGACGCTGCCGCACGGCCTGCGCGTCGGACTGGTGACGTTCAGCTCCTACGCCACCCTGATCGTCCCGCCCACGACCGACCACGGCCGCGTGCTCGACGCCATCGGCATGCTGGCCACCGAATTCGCCACCGCCATCGGGGACGGGCTGCTCGAAGCGGTCTGGGCGCTGCCGGGACGCGAGCGCCCCGCCGACCTCTCCCAGCCTCCGCCGCCGCCGGCGCGCCCCCTGCCGCCCGCCACGGTAGTGCTCCTGTCGGACGGGCAGAGCAACCGGGGAGTCTTACCCCACGAGGCCGCCCGCATCGCCCGCGACCAGCAGGTGAAGGTCTACACGGTGGGCGTGGGGACGCCGGAGGGGACCTTCCTCACGCTGGGCGGGCGCAGCATCTGGGTGCGGCTGGACGAGGCGACGCTGAAGGAGATGGCCGAGATCACCGGCGGCGCCTACTACCGGACCACGACGGTCGGCGAGTTGCGGCGCGTCTACCGCAGCCTGGGCCGGTCCATCGGGTGGGAGCGGCGGCCGACCGAGGTGACGGGCCTGGGCGCGGCCGCAGCGGGTCTGCTGCTGCTCGGCGCCCTCGTGCTCTCCTTCCTCAGCGTGCACCGGGTCGCCTGA